A stretch of DNA from Staphylococcus sp. KG4-3:
GAATTTTTTTAATTCAATACGCTCAGGATTATTACGTTTGTTTTTTGTAGAAATATAGTTACGATCGCCACATTCTGTACATGCTAATGTAATATTTACGCGCAAAGTTAACACCTCTTTCTTAACAGGAATGATTACGTTTTAAAATTTTAGCATATAAAGATAATAATTTCAAATACTTTTAAGTTGAAATATAAAGTGAGTATGTTATTATTTAAAACGTAATGATTACGATTTATAAGGAGAGTTAGAATAATGGCAAAGAAATCAAAAATAGCGAAAGAACAAAAAAGAGAACAATTAGTAGAAGCATATTATGAGTTACGTAAAGAATTGAAAGCTAAAGGTGATTATGAGGCTTTAAGAAAATTACCAAGAGATTCATCACCTACAAGATTAACGCGTCGTTGCAAAGTTACTGGGAGACCAAGAGGTGTATATCGTAAATTTGGAATGTCACGTATTGCTTTACGTGAACATGCACATAAAGGGCAAATCCCAGGTGTTAAAAAAGCAAGTTGGTAATTTAAGACTTAAGTCCATTTACATTTAGTTTAAAACAATGTATATTATCTATTGGTAAAGATAAATAAAAAGTTATTGTTCGGGAATTTTGGTAAATATAACTATTATTCTCCATATAATTATTGAATACATCATGAAAATCTTACCATTAAATAAATGTTTTATTAAAAATGTTAGGGGTTTGTTAACAATGAAGATTTTTGATTATGAAGATATCCAACTAATACCGAATAAATGTATTGTAAATAGTCGTTCTGAATGTGACACGACAGTTCAATTTGGTCCAAAAAGTTTTAAATTACCAGTCGTTCCAGCAAATATGCAAACAGTAATGAATGAAGAATTAGCTGAATGGTTTGCTGAAAATGATTATTTTTATATTATGCACAGATTTGATGAAGCGGCACGTATCCCATTTACAAAGAGAATGCATGAAAAAGGTTTGATTGCATCAATTTCTGTAGGTGTTAAAGAACGTGAATTTGATTTTGTAGAGCAATTAGCTAATGAAAAAATAATTCCAGATTATATTACAATTGATATCGCACATGGTCATTCAGATTCTGTAATCAATATGATTAAACATATTAAACAACATATTCCTGAAGTATTTGTAATCGCAGGTAATGTTGGTACTCCAGAGGGCGTACGCGAATTAGAAAACGCTGGCGCAGATGCTACCAAAGTTGGTATCGGACCAGGAAGAGTTTGTATAACTAAGATTAAAACAGGATTTGGTACAGGCGGTTGGCAATTATCAGCATTAAATCACTGTAGTAAAGCGGCAAGAAAACCAATTATTGCTGATGGTGGTATTAGAACGCATGGTGATATTGCTAAATCTATACGCTTTGGTGCATCTATGGTTATGGTTGGATCATTATTTGCTGCGCATGAAGAGTCACCTGGTGAAACAGTGGAATTAGATGGCAAACTATATAAAGAATATTTCGGTAGCGCCTCTGAATTCCAAAA
This window harbors:
- the rpmG gene encoding 50S ribosomal protein L33, whose amino-acid sequence is MRVNITLACTECGDRNYISTKNKRNNPERIELKKFCPRLNKYTLHRETK
- the rpsN gene encoding 30S ribosomal protein S14, with amino-acid sequence MAKKSKIAKEQKREQLVEAYYELRKELKAKGDYEALRKLPRDSSPTRLTRRCKVTGRPRGVYRKFGMSRIALREHAHKGQIPGVKKASW
- the guaC gene encoding GMP reductase, producing MKIFDYEDIQLIPNKCIVNSRSECDTTVQFGPKSFKLPVVPANMQTVMNEELAEWFAENDYFYIMHRFDEAARIPFTKRMHEKGLIASISVGVKEREFDFVEQLANEKIIPDYITIDIAHGHSDSVINMIKHIKQHIPEVFVIAGNVGTPEGVRELENAGADATKVGIGPGRVCITKIKTGFGTGGWQLSALNHCSKAARKPIIADGGIRTHGDIAKSIRFGASMVMVGSLFAAHEESPGETVELDGKLYKEYFGSASEFQKGEHKNVEGKKMFVEHKGSLSNTLIEMQQDLQSSISYAGGTDLKSLRKVDYVIVRNSIFNGDRD